One Streptomyces sp. NBC_00102 DNA segment encodes these proteins:
- a CDS encoding ABC transporter ATP-binding protein, producing MRFAGVSKSFRTEGRSGGTVRAVDGIDLTIGAGETVALLGRNGAGKSTTIGMLLGLDEPDAGTVELYGRTPDRSVRAGLVGAMLQEGRPIPRVTVRELVGFVASTYPAPMKLGEVLELSGASAFADRRIDKLSGGQTQRVRFAVALAGNPRLIVLDEPTAALDVEARRAFWDSMRAFAERGNTVLFSTHYLEEADENAARIVVLDKGRIVADDSGDGIRGAMGGGLVGIDLAGGSAEGLDRLPGVLGIEVRGGRALLRSADPDATVVALAGMDAVRGLTVSRATLEDAFLALTAAGTLPGPAETPEETR from the coding sequence GTGAGGTTCGCCGGAGTGTCGAAGTCCTTCCGGACAGAGGGCCGTTCGGGCGGTACCGTGCGCGCGGTCGACGGGATCGATCTGACGATCGGCGCCGGGGAGACGGTCGCGCTGCTGGGCCGCAACGGCGCCGGCAAGTCGACCACCATCGGGATGCTGTTGGGACTCGACGAACCGGACGCGGGGACGGTGGAGTTGTACGGCCGCACCCCTGACCGGTCGGTGCGGGCGGGGCTGGTCGGCGCGATGCTCCAGGAGGGGCGGCCGATTCCCCGGGTGACCGTGCGGGAGTTGGTCGGGTTCGTGGCGTCCACCTATCCCGCGCCGATGAAGCTCGGTGAGGTCCTGGAGCTCTCGGGCGCTTCGGCGTTCGCGGACCGCCGGATCGACAAGCTCTCCGGTGGCCAGACGCAGCGGGTCCGCTTCGCGGTCGCGCTGGCGGGAAATCCCCGGCTGATCGTGCTGGACGAGCCGACCGCCGCGCTGGACGTGGAGGCCCGGAGGGCGTTCTGGGACTCGATGCGCGCCTTCGCGGAGCGCGGCAACACCGTGCTCTTCTCCACGCATTACCTGGAGGAGGCGGACGAGAACGCCGCCCGCATCGTCGTCCTCGACAAGGGGCGGATCGTCGCGGACGACAGCGGGGACGGCATACGCGGTGCCATGGGGGGCGGTCTCGTCGGGATCGACCTGGCGGGCGGCTCGGCGGAGGGGCTGGACCGTCTGCCGGGGGTGCTGGGCATCGAAGTCCGGGGCGGACGTGCTCTGTTGCGTTCGGCGGACCCGGACGCCACCGTCGTCGCGCTGGCCGGGATGGACGCGGTGCGCGGACTGACCGTGTCGCGCGCCACGCTGGAGGACGCGTTCCTCGCCCTGACCGCCGCCGGGACCCTCCCAGGCCCCGCCGAGACGCCCGAGGAGACACGCTGA
- a CDS encoding ABC transporter permease: MYAYVMLEVRRTLRDGAFLIFGTGMPVLMYLLFTNIGDTSGGGSGADDWRAYSMTGMAAYGALGSAMSVGTGIASDKSLGWLKQLRITPLAPSRIVVGRALSGSVTVLPAVAGVLLAGALVNRIQLGWSQWVLLVALLWVGTLPFTLLGIGNGYRLTPQGTGVINIACMTGFAVIGGLWFPLDTLPGPVRAVGAHTPAHGFADLGWTTIAGQAPNLSSVAELLAWGALFGGYAVGSYRRAARTL; the protein is encoded by the coding sequence ATGTACGCGTACGTGATGCTGGAAGTCCGCCGGACCCTGCGCGACGGCGCGTTCCTGATCTTCGGGACGGGGATGCCGGTCCTGATGTACCTGCTCTTCACCAACATCGGCGACACCTCCGGGGGCGGGTCGGGCGCCGACGACTGGCGGGCCTACTCGATGACCGGCATGGCCGCGTACGGGGCGCTCGGCTCTGCGATGTCGGTCGGTACGGGGATCGCGTCCGACAAGTCGCTCGGCTGGCTGAAGCAGTTGCGGATCACTCCGCTCGCCCCGTCGCGGATCGTGGTGGGCCGGGCGCTCAGCGGTTCGGTGACCGTCCTGCCCGCGGTGGCCGGGGTGCTGCTGGCGGGAGCGCTGGTGAACCGCATCCAACTCGGCTGGTCGCAGTGGGTGTTGCTGGTGGCGCTGCTGTGGGTGGGCACGCTGCCGTTCACCCTGCTGGGCATCGGCAACGGCTACCGCCTCACCCCTCAGGGCACCGGGGTGATCAACATCGCCTGCATGACGGGGTTCGCGGTGATCGGCGGGCTGTGGTTCCCGCTGGACACCCTGCCCGGTCCGGTCCGGGCCGTCGGTGCCCACACCCCCGCACACGGTTTCGCGGATCTCGGCTGGACGACGATCGCCGGCCAGGCTCCCAACCTCTCCTCGGTCGCCGAACTCCTCGCCTGGGGAGCACTGTTCGGCGGATACGCGGTCGGCTCGTACCGCCGCGCGGCGAGGACCCTGTGA